The genomic window ATATTAAAAGGGTAGCCAGGTAAACCTTCTCCCCtgcctcctcacctctccccacctgtccacctttctaacacCTGACAGGTTAGGAAGAACAGCTTCACTATCTAATTATCTGAGGTGTTAGCAATTTGGGTATTATGGAAGTAACCTTAGCCTACTGATTTTGAGACAATGACTTTATTTCTGGGCAAAGTACAATGTCTTTTTAAATGGTGATACATTTGTACATACAATGAAGAGACTAACAGTGTAATTATGTATTAAATgaatccaaacctaacctaatactcAGATGACAGTGATAATGTTACTTAATTCTCGTAATATCCCTCTTTTATTATTGAAGCTTATCAGTTTTATTGAATTATTTCTGGctgctcagaaaaaaaaaaaataatagggaaGAGTGTCTAGCATGAACTGAATTAatttaaatctaacctaaccctagaTGAAGATGGTAATGTGccttcaatattattattattattattattattatttgaacttattaatttttttattttattaatttgtctGCTCGGAAAAAGAATTGGATAGGGAAGAGTGTCTACCACGACCGAATGAATATAAACCTAATCCAACCTTTGGATGAAGACACTAATGTTACTTCACTATTTATCTCTCATTATTTAAGcttatcaattttattttatttatttctgtctgcttgaaaaaaaagagttggATAGGGAAGAGTGTCTAACATGGTATAGCCTTTGCAGTCATGTGGTCAGCGCCAATACAATAGGTAGTTTCAAGAGAGGGTTAGATGATTATATGGATAGGGAAGACAGGTGGTATTAGAAAGGTTGGCAAGGGTGGGGAGTTCATGATTAGTACAAGAAGCCTTTTTCAGTTGcccttcttatgtttttatggaAGTCAGCTTAGTTGAGATATTCTGATATCTTTCCCTCTATTACTGTATTTTGTGAAAGTCAGCCATTACTCAGCCCTTTTTATGATTGTAAGCCTATTGGTCAGCTTCCTTGATAGGCATTCActtgaaaagtaaagaaaaataaatgataatacatacatatgtacaaaaaaaGGGTGAtggccaagacaaggcacacacttTCACACtgacactcattcacacactctCTCAGCCCCTTAACCCTCCATGGAGAAGAGAACGTATTCCTGCCCTCACTTTGTGGGGATCAGCCACACAACTTGGACAAAggctaataataaaaataataataataataataataataataatagcagtagcagtagtagtagtagtagtagtactagtagtggtagtaataataatagtaatatataataataataaatgattattatatgtaataataacaataataaaacccCCAAGGAATGGgcagaaaagtaataataataataataataataataataataataataataataatgataataataataatagtaataatgatcaATAGAACACATgactgtaaataaataaataaataatagaataaatcaataacaaaaatacaataaataaaaaaaatagtggcataaatcagtaacaaaaaaaaacagccaacaGGAATGTACAAGCAGAAGACAAGCATGGCCAGCATTGTGACCACTGAGCAGCAGTTGAGACTGTCATGAACCAAGACCTCCCTGTAACAACAATAAACCTCCCCAGGCACCTAAATGGCTGAGGGGCTGCGGCGACAAGTATTGTCCGTCTACCGCCACATCTTGCGTGTCGGGCGGCGGTGGGAGGCCCTGGAGCCGGCACACACCCAGGAGGAGCGGCAGTACATCTTGGCGGAGGCGCGCACTCTTTTCCGAGCTAACCAGCACCTCACGGATTCCGCCACCATCAGGGAGTGTCTGGTGGAGGCTGAGTCACGGCTTGAGATTGGtgagtaggtgggtgggtgtggggcTTGTGGCTTTGGATGAGGTGTAGTGGTGTTCCCTGGTGATTGGGCCTTGTATGTGTCTCTTGCTGTTACGGAGTTGGTGGGAATGTAGAGGCATTGCTGGTGAGTGGGCAGTGTGTCTTGTGGCTTTGTTgctgagtgggtgggtgtgtagaGGTATTGCTGGTGAGTGGGCAGTGTCTTGTGGCTTTATTGAGTGGCTGGGAGTGCAATGCTGTTCCCAGTGAGCTGTGTCTGTGGGTCTTCTAAAAAGTTTCTATATAGACTTACATCCTCACAATCTAGGCAGTAAAATTGAGATCAGCATGAAATATTGCAACAAGACTCTTAATGAAGCAGAGGTAGTGAGCTAACCCTCCCTAacacccctcctttcccctgGCAGCCCTGCACTACCGGACGCCCTTCCCTCGTCCCGTCAACATGCCACCCCTCACCATTACCAAGTCCTGGGGCAAGAGGAACCTCCAGCGACAAAGACGTGCCCGTCCTGTCTATGTTAAGTCTCTGGACACTGAGCCAACTTAGAATGTGGGGtatctttattgtttattgttattgtttgcgTGGAAGACTTCAAACTGCATAATAGACCAAAGTAGAGAGTGTAGATAGACATGaatgaatgctttttttttatgcatcttCCAGTGAAAAGTTTCGAGGACTCTACGGAGACTTGAGCCGAGGAGGTTTTGAGATTTTTGCCTCGTATTTACATCTCGAGTGTGTTTATGTTCCTTCTTgtggatgcttataaagatttcatgcattgtctctagtgctgttaattgttttgtattgcagtgaaagagtGGAGGTGAGAGGCAGGTAAGAACAGGTGTATAGTGTAGTAAAGACAGGTGTAT from Scylla paramamosain isolate STU-SP2022 chromosome 40, ASM3559412v1, whole genome shotgun sequence includes these protein-coding regions:
- the LOC135092753 gene encoding LYR motif-containing protein 1-like, whose translation is MAEGLRRQVLSVYRHILRVGRRWEALEPAHTQEERQYILAEARTLFRANQHLTDSATIRECLVEAESRLEIALHYRTPFPRPVNMPPLTITKSWGKRNLQRQRRARPVYVKSLDTEPT